The Methanocella sp. genome window below encodes:
- the porB gene encoding pyruvate synthase subunit PorB yields MAALEDLFASGHRACAGCGCALTMKTLLRATGPNVIIAEATGCMEVVSSTYPESAWKVPWIHSLFENAGPVAAGIESGLKATGRKNDTKIIAIGGDGATFDIGFGNLSGVMERGHDILYVCYDNEAYMNTGIQRSGSTPYDASTTTTPSGKISYGNQRPKKNIPAIMAAHGVPYVAVTSIGYPADFTKKVRKALTIEGPKYIQVHATCTPGWGVDSAESIEILRLAVETAMYPLFEYENGQRTSVHKIKDRKPVREYLERQKRFSHLFKMPGGDKEIEKIQRIADLNAEFFGLDVKPKPQEAQEPKQ; encoded by the coding sequence ATGGCGGCGCTAGAGGACCTATTCGCATCGGGCCACAGGGCCTGTGCGGGCTGCGGGTGCGCGCTGACGATGAAGACGCTGCTGCGCGCCACCGGCCCGAACGTGATCATCGCCGAGGCGACGGGCTGCATGGAGGTCGTCTCCTCCACCTACCCGGAGAGTGCCTGGAAGGTGCCCTGGATCCACTCCCTGTTCGAGAATGCGGGCCCCGTGGCCGCAGGGATCGAGTCGGGGCTCAAGGCCACCGGCAGGAAGAACGACACCAAGATCATCGCCATTGGCGGCGACGGCGCGACCTTTGATATCGGCTTCGGCAACCTGTCGGGCGTCATGGAGCGGGGCCACGATATCCTGTACGTTTGCTACGATAACGAGGCGTACATGAACACCGGCATCCAGCGGAGCGGTTCCACGCCCTACGATGCCTCGACGACGACCACGCCGTCGGGAAAGATCTCCTATGGTAATCAGAGGCCGAAGAAGAACATCCCGGCGATCATGGCGGCGCATGGCGTGCCTTACGTAGCCGTGACCTCCATCGGCTATCCGGCGGATTTCACCAAGAAAGTCAGAAAAGCGCTGACCATCGAAGGGCCCAAGTACATCCAGGTGCACGCGACCTGCACGCCCGGCTGGGGCGTCGACAGCGCCGAGTCCATTGAGATCCTGAGGCTCGCCGTGGAGACGGCGATGTATCCTCTATTCGAGTACGAGAACGGCCAGCGGACGAGCGTCCACAAAATAAAAGACCGCAAGCCTGTCCGCGAGTACCTCGAGAGGCAGAAGCGGTTCTCGCACCTGTTCAAGATGCCCGGCGGCGATAAGGAGATCGAGAAGATCCAGCGGATTGCGGACCTCAACGCGGAGTTCTTCGGCCTGGACGTCAAGCCGAAGCCGCAAGAGGCTCAGGAG